One Trichomycterus rosablanca isolate fTriRos1 chromosome 12, fTriRos1.hap1, whole genome shotgun sequence DNA window includes the following coding sequences:
- the tsc22d1 gene encoding TSC22 domain family protein 1 isoform X2: MNSQCYSVAMDLGVCQLRDFSISFLSSLLGTETSSVRLDNSSSGASVVAIDNKIEQAMDLVKSHLMYAVREEVEVLKEQIKELIERNSQLEQENNLLKNLASPEQLAQFQAQVQSGSPPSSMQGAPQSAAPVQQLSAQNSGPAV; the protein is encoded by the exons ATGAATTCTCAGTGCTATTCGGTGGCGATGGATCTTGGAGTATGTCAGCTAAGAGATTTCTCCATATCGTTTCTGTCCTCGCTGCTGGGAACTGAGACTTCATCTGTAAGACTCGACAACAG TTCATCTGGTGCAAGTGTTGTGGCCATTGACAACAAAATCGAACAAGCGATG GATCTTGTGAAAAGTCACTTGATGTATGCTGTTCGGGAGGAGGTGGAGGTGCTGAAAGAGCAGATTAAAGAACTGATAGAAAGAAACTCGCAGCTGGAGCAGGAAAACAACCTGCTGAAGAACCTAGCCAGTCCGGAGCAGCTGGCGCAGTTTCAAGCCCAAGTTCAGAGTGGCTCTCCACCATCGTCAATGCAGGGAGCACCACAATCAGCTGCACCAGTGCAGCAGCTCTCTGCACAGAACTCTGGACCCGCTGTGTAA